One genomic segment of Clostridia bacterium includes these proteins:
- the pilO gene encoding type 4a pilus biogenesis protein PilO, protein MNLEQIKRTMWISTAASMVIIAALIFVIIMQFHLWRSLQADIIVAEEQLVQLEQRLMRLSLLKENQAELARQLAVMQKTLPGEISEQDLLLEMQKAALLAGCRVSEFRFGDRVFHEHYTEIPLDLSLEGRFASLVALLDNINRASRIYRVRELSIQSNGNDGLIRADLQISSFYVD, encoded by the coding sequence ATGAATCTGGAACAGATTAAAAGAACCATGTGGATTTCCACCGCTGCCTCAATGGTGATCATCGCCGCTTTGATCTTCGTCATTATCATGCAATTCCACCTGTGGCGCTCCCTGCAAGCGGACATCATCGTAGCGGAAGAACAACTGGTCCAGCTGGAGCAACGTTTGATGCGGCTCAGCCTGTTGAAAGAGAATCAAGCGGAACTGGCAAGGCAGTTGGCAGTCATGCAAAAAACACTGCCCGGTGAGATTTCCGAGCAAGATTTGCTCTTGGAAATGCAAAAAGCCGCTTTGCTGGCCGGTTGCCGGGTGTCAGAGTTCCGGTTCGGAGATCGGGTGTTTCATGAGCATTACACCGAGATACCTTTGGACTTATCCCTCGAAGGACGGTTTGCGAGCCTGGTGGCATTGCTGGACAACATTAACCGGGCGAGCAGGATTTACCGGGTCCGGGAACTCTCGATTCAGAGTAACGGCAACGACGGGCTAATCAGGGCTGATTTGCAAATTTCATCCTTTTATGTGGACTGA
- a CDS encoding PilN domain-containing protein, with protein sequence MREKQRKLLLGFAVISLLLLAAVGTLAINVRLAQGQLETLSAYRQLVESQLQGLVVYEEPYAQLSELYRVKEEIMAGQVDWPELLVELGQQTPEGVWLTDFRGQVGKTGENGSPGQLVLRGKALDHLLVSRYLEKLRSMPFLAEVQCRFSLGANESEAQFEIQAAVSTVPRDAF encoded by the coding sequence GTGCGTGAAAAACAGAGAAAGCTGTTGTTGGGCTTCGCCGTTATTTCTTTACTGTTATTGGCTGCAGTGGGCACTCTGGCTATCAACGTCAGGCTGGCTCAAGGTCAGCTGGAAACCCTGTCGGCTTACCGGCAGCTGGTGGAGAGCCAGCTGCAGGGACTGGTAGTTTATGAAGAGCCTTATGCTCAATTATCGGAATTGTACCGGGTCAAGGAGGAGATTATGGCCGGGCAGGTAGATTGGCCGGAGCTTCTGGTGGAACTCGGCCAACAGACACCGGAAGGGGTCTGGCTCACGGATTTTCGAGGCCAGGTAGGGAAAACAGGGGAAAACGGTTCGCCGGGCCAGTTGGTGTTAAGAGGGAAAGCCCTGGACCACCTGCTGGTCAGTCGTTACTTGGAAAAACTCCGCAGCATGCCTTTTCTCGCTGAGGTGCAGTGCCGGTTCTCTTTAGGCGCCAATGAATCCGAGGCACAATTTGAGATCCAGGCTGCGGTATCCACGGTACCCCGGGATGCATTTTAG